CCGGTCTGGTACTGGAAGCCACCGGCTTACAGCTCCCGCTCGGTGCAACCTGCGTGATTGAACGTCAGGATGGTAACGACACGCAAGAAGTCGAAAGCGAAGTCGTGGGCTTTAACGGCCAACGCCTGTTTTTGATGCCGCTGGAAGAAGTCGAAGGCATTTTGCCCGGTGCGCGCGTGTACGCCAAAAATAATTCCGGCGACGGACTGCACAGCGGCAAGCAATTGCCACTCGGTCCAGCGCTGCTAGGTCGTGTCCTGGATGGCGCAGGCAAACCGCTTGATGGCCTGCCCTCCCCTGATACCACCGAAACCGGCGCGCTGATCACTCAGCCGGTTAACCCGCTGCAACGTACGGCAATCGAACATGTGCTTGATACCGGCGTGCGTCCGATTAACGCCCTGCTGACGGTCGGTCGTGGTCAGCGTATGGGTCTGTTTGCCGGTTCAGGTGTCGGTAAATCCGTCCTTCTCGGCATGATGGCGCGTTACACGCAGGCGGATGTGATCGTCGTAGGCCTGATTGGCGAGCGTGGTCGTGAAGTGAAAGACTTTATCGAGAACATTCTCGGTGCAGAAGGCCGTGCGCGTTCCGTGGTGATCGCCGCGCCAGCGGACGTTTCTCCGCTGCTGCGTATGCAGGGTGCGGCTTACGCCACGCGCATTGCAGAAGATTTCCGCGACCGCGGCCAACACGTCCTGCTGATTATGGATTCCCTGACGCGTTATGCGATGGCTCAGCGTGAAATCGCGCTCGCCATCGGTGAACCGCCGGCGACCAAAGGCTATCCGCCATCCGTGTTTGCCAAACTTCCGGCGCTGGTTGAGCGTGCGGGGAACGGAATTACCGGTGGCGGTTCCGTAACCGCGTTTTATACGGTGCTGACCGAAGGCGATGACCAGCAGGACCCCATTGCTGACTCCGCGCGAGCGATTCTTGATGGCCACATTGTGCTGTCGCGTCGTCTGGCGGAAGCCGGTCACTATCCGGCGATTGATATCGAAGCGTCCATCAGCCGTGCCATGACCTCGCTTATCACGGAAAAGCACTACGCCCGCGTGCGTAACTTTAAACAACTTCTTTCAAGTTTCCAGCGTAACCGCGACCTGGTGAGCGTGGGCGCGTATGCCAAAGGCAGCGATCCGATGCTCGACAAGGCCATTGCCGTTTGGCCACAGCTGGAAGCTTTCTTGCAACAAGGTATTTTTGAACGTGCCGACTGGGAAGACTCAACGCAAGCGTTAGAGCTTATTTTCCCGCAGGTGTAATAAAGGTGGAGGGCGGAGATTATGGCGGAACATGGCGCATTAGCTACGCTGAAAGATCTGGCTGAAAAAGAAGTAGATGATGCCGCATTACAACTTGGTGCGATGCGGCGCGGCTGTCAGCAGGCCGAAGAACAGTTATCGATGCTGATCGATTATCAGCATGAATACCGTACCAACCTGAATACCGATATGACACAGGGCATTGGCAGCCAGCGCTGGATTAACTATCAACAGTTTATCCAGACGCTGGAAAAAGCGATTGAACAGCATCGCCAACAGCTGACGCAGTGGAACCAAAAAGTGGATAAGGCGCTCGATTTCTGGCGTGAGAAGAAGCAGCGACTCCAGGCCTGGACAACGTTACAGGACCGACAGAGCGCAGCAACACTGCTTGCCGAGAACCGCCTTGATCAGAAAAAAATGGATGAGTTTGCCCAGCGCGCATCAATGAGGAAATCTGAATGATCACACTGCAACAACTGCTGATGACCGACAGCGACCTGTCCGGCGGTACGCAGACGGGTAAAGGCGCGGATGGCGCGCAAGATTTTCTCTCCCTGCTGGCAGGTGCATTAACCGACGCCACAGGCCAGGGAAAAGACGCCCCGTTGACGTTGGCCGATCTTAAAGCGGCTGGCGGCAAACTGTCGAAAGCGGCCTTATTACAGGACGGCGATAGCGCCATCCCGAGCAAACTCGCCTCTTTGCTGGCGCGTCAGGATCTGTTCAAAGCCGACGATGCGGCACAAGCGGCCACTGCCGAAACAACAATCCAAAGCCTGGTCTCCGGGCTGTTGCCTGCGACGCACAGCGATGCGTTGAAAACGCTCGTGGCTGACGCACAAAAAGAAGACAGCAAAAGCGATCTGAGCGAAGAAGATCTGGCCGGGTTAAGCGCATTAATGGCGATGCTCCCGCATCAGCAAACCGCGACGGCTCGGGCTACACCTGCTAACGAAGTGAACGCGGTGACCACGCAGGCGGCACTCTCTCAGCCGGGTGTTGGCCGTCAGGCTGCACTAAATGATGATGCGTCTACCCTTGGCAAAACCAAAGCACAAACCACTGATGTGGACAGCAAGCTGTCCGCCAGCGCGCAGTTGACGCCAGTTGCCACAGCCGCGGCGGAAAAGCATGAAGCCGCGAGTGCGTTCTCGTCCGCGTCACCTTCTGCTTCTCTCGCACCGATCATGACAAACGGCACGACGCCACCAGCGCCCACTAACGTCGCATCCGCGCCATTACTGAGCCAGCCGCTGGGCACGCAAGAGTGGCAACAGGCAGTTAGCCAACATATCACGCTGTTTACTAAACAAGGCCAGCAGAGCGCTGAGTTGCGTTTGCACCCTGAAAATTTGGGTCAAGTTCAAATCTCAATTAAAATGGATGATAACCAGGCTCAGTTGCAGATGATTTCTGCGAATGGTCATGTGCGTTCGGCACTGGAAGCGGCGCTCCCGATGCTGCGCACGCAGCTTGCTGAAAACGGCATTCAGTTATCACAAAGCACTATCAGCAGTGACAGCTCTGCGAACCAGCAGCAGTCGTCTTTCCAGCAGCAACAGCATGCTTCTCGTTCCGGCCAACAGGGCGAAATGAACGATGAAAATGATGAATTGCTGATCACGCCTGCTGCATTACAGTCTGCAGCGCGCGGAAATGGCGCGGTAGACATCTTTGCCTAAACGCCAGAGGTAACGTGATTATCTTCGTTTGTTCCACGCTTTGACAAAAGCAGAACACGGGATAATCACTCTATTAGCTGTACCGAAACAGGAAGCACGTAACCGATGACTGACTCCGCAATCACCAAAAAAGGCAAGCGTTCCATTTGGATCCCGCTGCTGGTGTTGATTACGCTCGCCGCATGCGCCACTGCTGGCTATAGTTACTGGCGGTCGCAGCAAGCGCCGTCAGCCACTGCTAAAGCAGAACCCCCACCGCCTCCGGCCCCGGTCTTTTTCCCAATGGATACGTTTACCGTTAACCTCGGTGACGCGGATCGCGTGCTTTATATCGGCATTACATTGCGTTTGAAAGACGAGGCCACGCGCACACGTCTGAGTGACTATTTACCCGAAGTCCGTAGCCGCCTGTTGCTGCTGTTCTCTCGTCAGGACGCCACTGGGCTGTCAACTGATGACGGTAAGCAGAAGCTGGTCGAGGCCATCAAGCAAACGCTGGCACCACCACTGGTAACCGGTCAACCTAAGCAGGAAGTCACTGACGTTCTGTACACAGCTTTCATCCTGCGGTAGAGACATGGGCGATAGTATTCTTTCTCAAGCGGAAATCGATGCGCTGCTTAACGGCGACAGCGAGAAGAACGATGATCCAAAACCGGGTCTGGGCGGCGAGCCAGAAATTCGTCCCTACGATCCCAATACCCAGCGTCGCGTGGTGCGCGAGCGCCTTCAGGCGCTGGAGATCATCAACGAACGTTTTGCACGACAGTTCCGTATGGGCCTGTTCAACCTGCTGCGTCGTAGCCCGGACATCACCGTCGGTGCGATTCGCATTCAGCCGTATCATGAGTTTGCCCGCAACCTGCCGGTGCCAACTAACCTTAACCTGATCCATCTGAAACCGCTGCGTGGCACCGGCCTGTTCGTGTTTTCTCCGAGCCTGGTGTTTATCGCGGTCGATAACTTGTTTGGTGGCGACGGCCGCTTCCCGACGAAGGTGGAAGGACGCGAATTTACGCACACTGAACAGCGCGTGATCAACCGTATGCTGAAGCTGGCGCTTGAGTCGTACAGCGACGCATGGAAAGCGATCCACCCGCTGGAAGTGGAGTATGTGCGTTCCGAGATGCAGGTGAAATTCACCAACATCACGACGTCACCTAACGACATCGTGGTGAACACACCTTTCCACGTTGAGATCGGTAACCTGACCGGCGAATTCAATATTTGCCTGCCGTTCAGCATGATCGAACCTCTGCGTGAAGTGCTGGTTAACCCGCCGCTGGAAAACTCCCGCAACGAAGATCAGAACTGGCGTGAGAATCTGGTCCGTCAGGTTCAGCACTCGCAGCTGGAACTGGTGGCAAGTTTTGCGGATATTCCGCTACGGTTATCTCAGATACTGAAATTACAACCGGGCGATGTTCTGCCGATAGAAAAACCTGACCGTATTATTGCCCATGTGGATGACGTACCTGTATTGACCAGCCAGTACGGCACCGTAAACGGTCAATATGCGCTACGTGTTGAGCACTTGATCAATCCGATATTGAATTCGCTGAATGAGGAACAGCCCAAATGAGTGATATGAACAATCCGTCCGATGCAAACAGCGGAGCGCTGGACGATCTGTGGGCTGATGCATTAAACGAGCAACAGGCACCCGCGAGCAAAAGCGCTGCGGATGCGGTGTTCCAGCAGTTAGGCGGCGGTGACGTGAGCGGCACCCTGCAAGATATTGACCTGATTATGGATATCCCGGTCAAGCTGACTGTTGAGCTGGGTCGTACGCGCATGACCATCAAAGAGTTACTGCGCCTGACGCAGGGATCTGTTGTGGCACTTGATGGCCTGGCGGGTGAACCGCTGGACATCCTGATCAACGGCTATTTGATTGCTCAGGGCGAAGTTGTGGTTGTGGCTGATAAATACGGTGTGCGTATTACCGACATCATCACCCCTTCTGAACGTATGCGTCGTCTGAGCCGTTAAGTATGAAAACCCAGGCAATCGTCTCACAGCCCTCTGCGGTTCCAGGCTCACCGCTGCTTCAGGTAAGCGGTGCGCTGTTGGGTATTATTGCCTTTATTTTGATTATGGCGTGGCTCGCGAAACGCTTTGGTCTGGCGGGTAAAACCGCCAACACGCGCGGTTTGAAAGTGAGTGCCAGCACTTCGCTGGGCCCACGCGAGCGCGTGATTATCGTCGACGTTGAAGATGCGCGCCTGGTACTTGGCGTCACCGCATCACAAATCAATGTGCTTCATAAACTGCCTCCTGCGCCTGTTGCGGGCGAGGATAACGCAGAGAATCCAGCGGATTTTCAGTCCGTGTTAAAGAGTTTGCTTAAGCGTTCCGGGAGATCGTGATGCGCCGTTTGTTGTCCCTTACGCTTGCAGGCCTCGTCCTGTTTGCTCCCGCCGTGTATGCGCAATTACCAGGCTTGATTTCCACACCGATGGCTGGAGGAGGACAAAGCTGGTCTTTGCCGGTGCAGACTCTGGTCTTTATTACCTCGCTGACGTTTATCCCGGCTATTTTGCTGATGATGACCAGCTTTACGCGCATCATCATCGTCTTTGGTTTGTTGCGAAACGCGCTGGGTACACCGTCCGCGCCGCCTAACCAGGTGCTGCTCGGTTTAGCACTGTTTCTGACCTTCTTTATCATGTCGCCGGTCATCGATAAGATTTATGCCGACGCCTATCAGCCGTTCAGTGAAGATAAAATTTCCATGCAGGTGGCGCTGGAAAAAGGCGCGCAGCCGCTGCGTGAATTTATGCTGCGTCAGACTCGCGAGGCGGATCTTGCGCTGTTTGCCCGTCTGGCTAACGAAGGCCCGATTCAGGGACCTGAAGCCGTGCCGATGCGCATTTTGCTGCCGGCCTACGTCACCAGCGAATTGAAAACGGCCTTCCAGATTGGTTTTACTATCTTTATCCCGTTCCTGATTATCGACCTGGTGATCGCCAGCGTGTTAATGGCCTTAGGTATGATGATGGTGCCCCCTGCTACCATTGCCCTGCCCTTTAAGATAATGCTTTTCGTACTGGTAGATGGCTGGCAATTGCTTGTCGGGTCGCTGGCGCAAAGTTTCTACAGTTGAGGAGCGCGCAATGACACCTGAATCGGTCATGATGATGGGCACGGAAGCGATGAAAGTCGCCATTTCCGTTGCCGCGCCTTTACTGTTGGTGGCCCTGGTCACCGGCCTTGTGATCAGTATTTTGCAGGCCGCCACCCAGATTAACGAAATGACCCTGTCGTTCATTCCTAAAATCATCGCCGTGTTCGTGACCATCATTGTCGCCGGACCGTGGATGCTCAACCTGTTGCTCGATTACATGCGCAACCTGTTTACCAATCTGCCGTACATCATCGGCTGATTATCTGAATGCTACATTTCACCAGCGATCAATTCATAGAGTGGCTTGGCCTCTATTTCTGGCCGTTGCTGCGCGTGATGGCGTTGATCATGACTGCGCCGATCCTGAGCGAAAAATCTATTCCTAAACGCGTCAAAATTGGCCTGGGGATGTTGATTACGTTCGTGATTGCGCCAACGTTGCCACCGGTGAATGTTCCTATTTTCTCCCCGCAAGCAATCTGGCTTGCGCTTCAGCAGGTGCTGATTGGCGTGGCGATTGGATTCACCATGCAGCTCGCCTTTGCGGCGATCCGTACCGCCGGTGAGCTGATCGGCCTGCAGATGGGATTGTCGTTCGCCACCTTCTTTGACCCAGGCAGCCATCTCAATATGCCCGTGCTGGCCCGCGTGATTGATATGCTGGCCATGCTGCTGTTCCTGACATTCAATGGTCACCTGTGGCTGATTTCGATGCTGGTGGACACCTTCCATACGTTGCCCATCGGCGGCAATCCGGTCAACAGCAACGCATTTCTGGCACTCACCCGTGCCGCCGGGCTGATTTTCATCAATGGGCTGATGCTGGCGTTGCCGGTCATCACGCTTCTGCTGACCGTAAACCTGTCGCTGGGCTTGTTGAACCGAATGGCACCGCAGCTCTCGGTATTTGTCATCGGCTTCCCGATCACCCTGACGGTTGGTTTGATTTTAATGGGACTATTAATGCCGCTGATTGCCCCTTTCTGCGAACATTTATTTAGCGAAATATTCAATCTCTTATCCGATATTGTTCGTGAGCTACCTCGAAATACTAACCCCTGATGTTTATATTGTCTCTCTGAGGATATTCCTAAAATAAAACATGGAAAACATCTACCAGGATATATCTGGTGCGGTTTATTTGTTTTTATGCCCTTCACAATACTTAATATTTACTTTACTTTAAGATGATTCCTGGCAAATTATACGTAACTTTACGGGATAGTGAGTCCGCCTGAAAGTCTTTGTATTGCTCACAGGTTAATACCTTTGTTATCCATCCCGTATGGCTGTTTTGAGCTCTCAGGCAGATGGTGAATTATCGTTACGCATTGAGTGAGGGTATGCCATGTCAACGATCATTATGGATTTATGCAGTTACACCCGGCTAGGGCTAACCGGGTATCTTGCAAGTAGAGGGGTCAAAAAACGAGACGTCAATGATGTACACGATGTTGACGAACTTGCAGCCGCTTGTGAAGCATACAAGCCCGGCGTGGTGTTTATTAATGAGGACTGTTTCATTCACGATCCAGCCAACAGTCAGCACATTAAGCAAATCATTAATCAGCATCCTAAAACCCTGTTTATTGTTTTTATGGCAATTGCGAATATCCATTTCGATGAATATTTGTTGGTGCGTAAAAACTTATTGATCAGTTCGAAGTCGATTAAGCCCGAGTCACTGGATGACATTTTGGGTGATTATTTAAATAAAGAAGCGAAGAGTGTAGGAGAATTTAACTTACCCACGTTATCATTAAGCCGTACTGAATCAAGTATGTTGCGAATGTGGATGGCGGGACAAGGGACAATTCAGATTTCCGACCAGATGAATATCAAAGCAAAAACCGTTTCATCACATAAGGGAAATATTAAAAGGAAAATTAAAACGCATAATAAACAAGTTATCTATCATGTTGTTCGTCTGACGGATAATGTGACAAATGGCATTTTTGTGAACATGCGTTAATCGTTTTATTCTCTTTTGCGCCCCATCAATCTCTGGCCTCGCCAGAGATTTTTCGTTCGATGAAATGAGTCGGGTAAGCAGCATCTCACCCGACACGCCACTACTCAGCGAGCTCGACAAAGATCCCGTCGGAATGCCCCATCTCGTTAAAGAACCAGATTCCGAGCGGATAATCTTCCAGTGACACCAGGTACATCACGCCTTCACTAAATTGTTCGACTGCCAGCACTACGCCCGGACGGCGCGGTCCACCGTCTGTCTTTACGGTTACCCGATCGTTGACCTTCATAAAATCCTCCTGTGGTTTTGAGCCAGTGTAGAACAATTCGCAACAACTGGCAGCGCCTGCCTGAATGATTGCCGCTTTTGTGGGCAGTCTATACTTAACGCTGAATCCGGTGAAATGAGGTATGCGTAATGAAAACCGCGAAAGAGTACAGCGAGACCGCCAAACGAGAAGTGAACGTGGATGTCGATGCCCTGCTGGCCGCCATTAACGAGATCAGTGAAAGCGAAGTGCGTCGCACCGAAGATGACCCCACCCGCGTGGTCGTCAACGGACACGACTACCACACCTACCGCGAACTGGCAGAGGCGTTCGAATTAGATATCCATGATTTTAGCGTGACGGAAGTGAATCGCTGAGACGAAAAAAATCCCGGCCATGGGGATGACCGGGATGAACTTGCTTATGCAAGAAGCACTTGTAAATTCGTTACACCAGGAAATCTGATGTGGGATTTACCTTATCCCCAATTTTTTTGCATGACAAGGATATATTCTGGTCATAAATACTTTGTTCTATGACCCCTCGTTTTGGTTATAAATCCCCAGCGCTCGCTACCAAAGGGTTGTTGGGATCGTTACCATTATCGTGCGCGTAACCGCACGATTTGTTTTGGGATTTATCTTAGATCTGTTCTGAAAACAACGGTTAATCAGGAGACGCCATGTCTTTACTCAAGGAGACGCTTTTAGTCTTTACCGATCTGGATGGAACGCTGCTGGATATCCATACCTACGACTGGCGTCCCGCCTCTGCGTGGCTGGATAAACTGCAGGATCACCAGATCCCCGTCATTCTGTGCAGCAGCAAAACGGCCGCTGAAACGCTTGAGATCCAGCAGGATTTGGGGCTCGAAGGATTGCCATTTATTGCCGAGAACGGTGCGGTTATCCAGTTGGATGTGCGTTGGGATGACCATCCCGATGCGCCGAGGCTGATCAATGGCACGCCGCACAGCGAAAT
This sequence is a window from Enterobacter sp. 638. Protein-coding genes within it:
- the dsrB gene encoding protein DsrB, coding for MKVNDRVTVKTDGGPRRPGVVLAVEQFSEGVMYLVSLEDYPLGIWFFNEMGHSDGIFVELAE
- the rcsA gene encoding transcriptional regulator RcsA, which produces MSTIIMDLCSYTRLGLTGYLASRGVKKRDVNDVHDVDELAAACEAYKPGVVFINEDCFIHDPANSQHIKQIINQHPKTLFIVFMAIANIHFDEYLLVRKNLLISSKSIKPESLDDILGDYLNKEAKSVGEFNLPTLSLSRTESSMLRMWMAGQGTIQISDQMNIKAKTVSSHKGNIKRKIKTHNKQVIYHVVRLTDNVTNGIFVNMR
- the fliQ gene encoding flagellar biosynthesis protein FliQ, with the protein product MTPESVMMMGTEAMKVAISVAAPLLLVALVTGLVISILQAATQINEMTLSFIPKIIAVFVTIIVAGPWMLNLLLDYMRNLFTNLPYIIG
- the fliM gene encoding flagellar motor switch protein FliM; the protein is MGDSILSQAEIDALLNGDSEKNDDPKPGLGGEPEIRPYDPNTQRRVVRERLQALEIINERFARQFRMGLFNLLRRSPDITVGAIRIQPYHEFARNLPVPTNLNLIHLKPLRGTGLFVFSPSLVFIAVDNLFGGDGRFPTKVEGREFTHTEQRVINRMLKLALESYSDAWKAIHPLEVEYVRSEMQVKFTNITTSPNDIVVNTPFHVEIGNLTGEFNICLPFSMIEPLREVLVNPPLENSRNEDQNWRENLVRQVQHSQLELVASFADIPLRLSQILKLQPGDVLPIEKPDRIIAHVDDVPVLTSQYGTVNGQYALRVEHLINPILNSLNEEQPK
- the fliK gene encoding flagellar hook length control protein FliK → MITLQQLLMTDSDLSGGTQTGKGADGAQDFLSLLAGALTDATGQGKDAPLTLADLKAAGGKLSKAALLQDGDSAIPSKLASLLARQDLFKADDAAQAATAETTIQSLVSGLLPATHSDALKTLVADAQKEDSKSDLSEEDLAGLSALMAMLPHQQTATARATPANEVNAVTTQAALSQPGVGRQAALNDDASTLGKTKAQTTDVDSKLSASAQLTPVATAAAEKHEAASAFSSASPSASLAPIMTNGTTPPAPTNVASAPLLSQPLGTQEWQQAVSQHITLFTKQGQQSAELRLHPENLGQVQISIKMDDNQAQLQMISANGHVRSALEAALPMLRTQLAENGIQLSQSTISSDSSANQQQSSFQQQQHASRSGQQGEMNDENDELLITPAALQSAARGNGAVDIFA
- the fliP gene encoding flagellar type III secretion system pore protein FliP (The bacterial flagellar biogenesis protein FliP forms a type III secretion system (T3SS)-type pore required for flagellar assembly.) — translated: MRRLLSLTLAGLVLFAPAVYAQLPGLISTPMAGGGQSWSLPVQTLVFITSLTFIPAILLMMTSFTRIIIVFGLLRNALGTPSAPPNQVLLGLALFLTFFIMSPVIDKIYADAYQPFSEDKISMQVALEKGAQPLREFMLRQTREADLALFARLANEGPIQGPEAVPMRILLPAYVTSELKTAFQIGFTIFIPFLIIDLVIASVLMALGMMMVPPATIALPFKIMLFVLVDGWQLLVGSLAQSFYS
- the yodD gene encoding YodD family peroxide/acid resistance protein, whose protein sequence is MKTAKEYSETAKREVNVDVDALLAAINEISESEVRRTEDDPTRVVVNGHDYHTYRELAEAFELDIHDFSVTEVNR
- the fliO gene encoding flagellar biosynthetic protein FliO — its product is MKTQAIVSQPSAVPGSPLLQVSGALLGIIAFILIMAWLAKRFGLAGKTANTRGLKVSASTSLGPRERVIIVDVEDARLVLGVTASQINVLHKLPPAPVAGEDNAENPADFQSVLKSLLKRSGRS
- the fliL gene encoding flagellar basal body-associated protein FliL — its product is MTDSAITKKGKRSIWIPLLVLITLAACATAGYSYWRSQQAPSATAKAEPPPPPAPVFFPMDTFTVNLGDADRVLYIGITLRLKDEATRTRLSDYLPEVRSRLLLLFSRQDATGLSTDDGKQKLVEAIKQTLAPPLVTGQPKQEVTDVLYTAFILR
- the fliN gene encoding flagellar motor switch protein FliN, whose protein sequence is MSDMNNPSDANSGALDDLWADALNEQQAPASKSAADAVFQQLGGGDVSGTLQDIDLIMDIPVKLTVELGRTRMTIKELLRLTQGSVVALDGLAGEPLDILINGYLIAQGEVVVVADKYGVRITDIITPSERMRRLSR
- the fliR gene encoding flagellar biosynthetic protein FliR; translation: MLHFTSDQFIEWLGLYFWPLLRVMALIMTAPILSEKSIPKRVKIGLGMLITFVIAPTLPPVNVPIFSPQAIWLALQQVLIGVAIGFTMQLAFAAIRTAGELIGLQMGLSFATFFDPGSHLNMPVLARVIDMLAMLLFLTFNGHLWLISMLVDTFHTLPIGGNPVNSNAFLALTRAAGLIFINGLMLALPVITLLLTVNLSLGLLNRMAPQLSVFVIGFPITLTVGLILMGLLMPLIAPFCEHLFSEIFNLLSDIVRELPRNTNP
- the fliI gene encoding flagellar protein export ATPase FliI, with product MTARLTRWLNTLDNFEAKMAQLPSVRRYGRLTRATGLVLEATGLQLPLGATCVIERQDGNDTQEVESEVVGFNGQRLFLMPLEEVEGILPGARVYAKNNSGDGLHSGKQLPLGPALLGRVLDGAGKPLDGLPSPDTTETGALITQPVNPLQRTAIEHVLDTGVRPINALLTVGRGQRMGLFAGSGVGKSVLLGMMARYTQADVIVVGLIGERGREVKDFIENILGAEGRARSVVIAAPADVSPLLRMQGAAYATRIAEDFRDRGQHVLLIMDSLTRYAMAQREIALAIGEPPATKGYPPSVFAKLPALVERAGNGITGGGSVTAFYTVLTEGDDQQDPIADSARAILDGHIVLSRRLAEAGHYPAIDIEASISRAMTSLITEKHYARVRNFKQLLSSFQRNRDLVSVGAYAKGSDPMLDKAIAVWPQLEAFLQQGIFERADWEDSTQALELIFPQV
- the fliJ gene encoding flagellar export protein FliJ; translated protein: MAEHGALATLKDLAEKEVDDAALQLGAMRRGCQQAEEQLSMLIDYQHEYRTNLNTDMTQGIGSQRWINYQQFIQTLEKAIEQHRQQLTQWNQKVDKALDFWREKKQRLQAWTTLQDRQSAATLLAENRLDQKKMDEFAQRASMRKSE